A window from Gemmatimonadota bacterium encodes these proteins:
- a CDS encoding ABC transporter permease: MLVLDLALKSLRNRAFSTSLTVGSIALSVALLVGVENVRVGMRESFSNTISQTDLIVGTKGGTIQLLLYSVFGMGASTENVSWEAYRQWADHPAVAWTIPYSLGDSHRGFRVIGTNEDFYRHYRYRGGQEIALAEGRASENLYDVTLGADVASELNYSLGDEIAVTHGLGEVGFLVHDHMPFTVVGVLAKTFTPVDRAIYVTLEGMEAIHWEDGQPPASDDEAEAAPADDGHAHDDEAEAAPADDGHAHDDEAEAAPADDGHAHDDEAEAAPADDGHDHAEDISIEDVEITQVTSFFVGTTDRRDVLQLQREINDFEDEPMMAVIPGVALNEMWRGLGYAETGLRLISIFVVLVGLLGMLVSLYTSLNERRREMAILRAVGAGPSRIVALLVLESVCLAAAGALAGLVLVYVLLSAGQSLVEAQAGLFIPIRPPGSVELLFLGAVVTAGFLMGFVPALKAYRTALHDGLTVRV; the protein is encoded by the coding sequence ATGCTGGTTCTGGATCTCGCGCTCAAGTCGCTCCGCAACCGCGCCTTCAGCACCTCGCTCACGGTGGGCTCCATCGCCCTCAGTGTCGCCCTCCTGGTCGGCGTCGAGAACGTGCGCGTGGGCATGCGCGAGAGCTTCTCCAACACCATCAGCCAGACCGACCTGATCGTGGGGACCAAGGGCGGCACGATTCAGCTGCTGCTGTATTCGGTCTTCGGCATGGGAGCGTCGACGGAGAACGTTTCCTGGGAGGCCTACAGGCAGTGGGCGGACCACCCCGCCGTCGCGTGGACCATTCCCTATAGCCTGGGGGACAGCCACAGAGGATTCCGGGTCATCGGCACGAACGAAGACTTCTATCGCCACTACCGCTACCGCGGAGGCCAGGAAATCGCGCTGGCGGAGGGACGGGCGAGCGAGAACCTGTACGACGTGACCCTGGGCGCGGACGTGGCGTCCGAGCTGAACTACTCGCTGGGCGACGAGATCGCGGTGACGCACGGGCTCGGCGAGGTGGGCTTCCTGGTCCACGACCACATGCCCTTCACGGTCGTGGGCGTCCTCGCCAAGACGTTCACCCCCGTTGACCGCGCCATCTACGTGACCCTCGAGGGCATGGAGGCCATCCACTGGGAGGACGGCCAGCCGCCGGCGTCGGACGACGAGGCCGAGGCGGCCCCAGCCGACGACGGCCACGCCCACGACGACGAAGCCGAAGCGGCTCCGGCGGACGACGGCCACGCTCACGACGACGAGGCCGAGGCGGCTCCCGCGGACGATGGCCACGCGCACGACGACGAGGCCGAAGCGGCTCCGGCGGACGACGGCCACGACCATGCGGAGGACATCTCGATCGAGGACGTCGAGATTACACAGGTGACCTCGTTCTTCGTGGGCACGACCGACCGCCGGGACGTGCTCCAGCTGCAGCGCGAGATCAACGACTTCGAGGACGAGCCGATGATGGCTGTGATCCCCGGAGTCGCCCTGAACGAGATGTGGCGGGGCCTTGGCTACGCCGAGACCGGCCTCCGGCTGATCTCGATCTTCGTCGTGCTGGTGGGGCTGCTGGGCATGCTGGTCTCACTCTACACATCCCTCAACGAGCGCCGCCGCGAGATGGCGATCCTGCGCGCCGTCGGAGCCGGACCCAGCCGGATCGTCGCCCTGCTTGTGCTCGAGTCGGTGTGCCTGGCCGCGGCGGGAGCGCTCGCAGGACTCGTGCTGGTGTACGTGTTGCTCTCAGCCGGACAGTCCCTTGTCGAGGCACAGGCGGGGCTCTTCATCCCGATTCGGCCCCCCGGCTCCGTCGAGCTGCTCTTCCTGGGCGCCGTGGTGACGGCCGGGTTCCTGATGGGCTTCGTGCCCGCCCTCAAAGCCTACCGCACCGCCCTCCACGACGGGCTGACGGTGCGGGTGTAG